The Anaerolineales bacterium region TTCCCACCTTCACCGGCTACCTTGAGAACAAGACTGGCCAGGCGCCCCATGACGCCTGGCAGCTGGCCTCCTCGGTCGCCAACCTGGTCGGCCTGGTGCTGGCGTTGGTGTCTGCGCTGGCCTGGCTGTTCGCCCCGCAGCTGGTGGGCGGCGTGCTGGTGCCGCAGTTCGACCCGGCCCAGCAGGCGTTGACTGTTGAACTGCTGCGCATTCAATTGCTGACCCCGGTCATCTTCGGCCTTAGCGGCTTGTTGATGGGCGTGCTCAATGCGCACCAGCGCTTCTTCCTGCCCGCCCTGGCGCCCAGCATGTTGTGGCTGGGCATCATCCTCAGCATCTTCATCTTCGTGCCCAGCATGGGCATCCATGGCCTGGCGTGGGGCGCGGTGCTCGGCTCGCTGTTGCACCTGGGCGTGCAGCTGCCGGCGGTGCTGCGCCTGCGGCCGCACTATTCACCCACGCTGGGGCTGCGCCTGCCGGGCGTGCGCCAGGTGGGGCGCCTCATGGCGCCGCGCCTGCTGGGCGTGGCGGTAGTGCAGCTCAACTTCCTCGTCAACACCATCGTGGCGTCTGGCATGGCGCCGGGCAGCCTGGCAGCCATCACGGTGGCTTTCTCGGTCATGCTGATGCCGCAGCAAGCCATCGGCCAGGCGATTGCCATCGCGGCGCTGCCGACGTTTTCGGCCCAATTTGCGCGCGGCAACATCGCCGAGCTGCGCTCATCGCTGGTCAGCACGCTGCGCGGCATCATTTTCCTTGCTCTGCCAGCCAGCATCGGCCTGATCCTGCTGCGCCAGCCGGTCGTGGCCTTGCTGTTCCAGCGCGGCGAGTTCGGGCCGGACGATACCCAGCTCGTCGCCTGGGCGCTGCTCTGGTACGCGGCGGGCTTGGTCGGCCACTCGGTGGTCGAGATCGGCTCGCGCGCCTTCTACGCCCTGCAAGATACGCGCACCCCGGTGATGGTGGGGGTGGGGGCCATGGGGCTCAACGTGGTCCTCAGCCTCACCCTGCCGGGCGTCTTCGCCCGCGCCGGCCTGATGCCGCACGGTGGCTTGGCCCTGGCTAACTCGGCTGCTACCTTCATTGAAATGCTGGTGCTGCTGTGGCTGATGCGTGGCCGTTTGGGCGGCCTCGAAGAGAAGCGCCTGCTCGGCGGCGCGGGCCAATCCATCCTTGCCAGCGCCGCCATGCTGGCCGCGCTGTGGGGCTGGCTGGCAACCGCCGCGGCCCGGCCGTTGTGGCTGCAGGCCGCCGGCGGCATTGCCATCGGGCTGGCCGTTTACGCCGCCGCGGCCTGGCTGCTGCGTGTGCCGGAGCTGGCCGGCGTGCTGGCGCAAATACGTGCTCGCCTCAAACGTTGAGACGATAAAATTCATAACCCCTATGCCAAATACAGTCGACATTCGCCTGTCTGAGGTGGTTTCAGCGCTTACTTATGCGCTCGATCTCACTGAAGGCCAACCCGAAGGCCACACCATCCGCAACTGCATGATCGGCATGACCCTGGCCGATCATATGGATCTCACCTCGCAGCAGCGCTCAGCCCTCTTTTACGCGCTGCTGCTCAAGGATCTCGGCTGCTCCAGCAATGCAGCCAAGGTCAGTTCGCTATTCGGCGTGGATGACCACACCGCCAAGTTTCGCCTCAAGACCGTGCAGTGGTCCAGCCTGATCAATGCCGGGATGTACGTGGTGCGCACGGCGGGCGAAGGTTCAAACCTGCTCTCGCGTTTCTGGCGCGTGGTCACCCTTGGCCTGCAGGGCCGCCCGGCAGCCCGCGGGCTGATCAAGACCCGTTGCGAGCGCGGCGCCGATATCGCCCGCATGCTCGGCTTCCCCGAAGAGACGGCGCAGGC contains the following coding sequences:
- the murJ gene encoding murein biosynthesis integral membrane protein MurJ, encoding MSTATRQIARAAGTVMFAFVLNSLMGLLRQILITRAFGTDAALDAFYAASRLPEILFSLIAGGALASAFIPTFTGYLENKTGQAPHDAWQLASSVANLVGLVLALVSALAWLFAPQLVGGVLVPQFDPAQQALTVELLRIQLLTPVIFGLSGLLMGVLNAHQRFFLPALAPSMLWLGIILSIFIFVPSMGIHGLAWGAVLGSLLHLGVQLPAVLRLRPHYSPTLGLRLPGVRQVGRLMAPRLLGVAVVQLNFLVNTIVASGMAPGSLAAITVAFSVMLMPQQAIGQAIAIAALPTFSAQFARGNIAELRSSLVSTLRGIIFLALPASIGLILLRQPVVALLFQRGEFGPDDTQLVAWALLWYAAGLVGHSVVEIGSRAFYALQDTRTPVMVGVGAMGLNVVLSLTLPGVFARAGLMPHGGLALANSAATFIEMLVLLWLMRGRLGGLEEKRLLGGAGQSILASAAMLAALWGWLATAAARPLWLQAAGGIAIGLAVYAAAAWLLRVPELAGVLAQIRARLKR